One Notolabrus celidotus isolate fNotCel1 chromosome 16, fNotCel1.pri, whole genome shotgun sequence DNA window includes the following coding sequences:
- the pygo2 gene encoding pygopus homolog 2 isoform X3, translating to MKSPEKKKARKSTTQAAGFSHLTEFAPPPTPMVDHLVASNPFDDDFGPPSRPTGAGGPVSAPFLPSPGAGGGGGGYVGGGRMGGGMGFMGGPGGPGAGQPGRRPPFGPPANAGPHHQLGFGGMPGFGGGGGGGSGGGGGGGGFPPGGPSQFNMPPNFSPPMHPGPGFNPMLSPGAMGGPGGGGPPHPRFGMPQQQQHGQGGHPFNSPPLPGGGGPRGPPHGPLPPMGGGMGPGMNMMGPIGGGPGGNMVGGLPGMPPQGQFPPSQDGPYAGPSPPGPGNDDGKNFGGGGPPPGPQQQQQQQQQQQQQQINLNPNGPPPNNTTPGPPPNSGPPQPGGGFPGHPDVQQPNATTPGQPPSAPPQSNPNSSPTGPLNGSGQTQHPPPGQLQPPNNTNTPNSNNSTQQQQQSTPPNSAPGSTPYNQQNNTPGAGGPLPNPASNSGQNNMTNNNGGNTPGSNPNPPSNSTSTPNTQSPLPPGPAAPSTGPGSGPGKLGGPGMVFPCGLCMAEVHDDQDAILCEASCQRWFHRDCTGLTEPAYGLLTRESAAVWACDFCIKTKDIQAVFVRQGLGQLVAANES from the exons ATGAAGagcccagagaagaagaaggcaaGGAAATCCACCACGCAG GCAGCTGGGTTCTCCCACCTAACTGAGTTTGCACCCCCACCAACTCCCATGGTGGACCACCTGGTGGCCTCCAACCCTTTTGACGATGACTTTGGACCCCCATCCCGACCCACGGGCGCAGGTGGACCAGTCAGTGCTCCATTTCTCCCCAGCCCAGGCgcaggcggaggaggaggtggttATGTCGGTGGAGGCAGAATGGGCGGTGGCATGGGCTTCATGGGAGGCCCGGGAGGACCAGGCGCCGGCCAGCCTGGACGCCGGCCTCCGTTTGGCCCCCCAGCCAATGCTGGACCTCACCATCAGCTAGGCTTTGGAGGCATGCCCGGCTTcggaggtggtggtggaggtggcagtggaggaggaggagggggtggcgGATTCCCTCCAGGTGGGCCTTCTCAGTTCAATATGCCACCAAACTTTAGTCCACCCATGCACCCTGGGCCAGGTTTCAATCCCATGTTGTCCCCAGGAGCTATGGGAGGTCCTGGAGGAGGGGGGCCTCCCCACCCTCGCTTTGGTatgccgcagcagcagcagcatggacAGGGTGGACACCCGTTCAACAGCCCACCTttgcctggtggtggaggtccTAGAGGGCCACCACATGGCCCCTTGCCTCCCATGGGAGGAGGGATGGGTCCTGGGATGAACATGATGGGGCCCATTGGTGGCGGCCCAGGAGGCAATATGGTTGGAGGGTTGCCAGGTATGCCTCCCCAAGGACAGTTCCCTCCCTCACAGGATGGTCCGTATGCTGGCCCAAGCCCACCAGGGCCAGGCAACGATGATGGAAAAAACTTTGGTGGTGGAGGGCCACCACCTgggcctcagcagcagcagcagcagcagcagcaacagcagcaacaacagattAACCTAAATCCTAATGGCCCGCCTCCTAATAATACCACTCCTGGCCCTCCACCTAACTCTGGCCCTCCACAGCCAGGTGGAGGGTTCCCTGGTCACCCTGATGTGCAGCAGCCAAACGCCACCACACCTGGTCAACCTCCCTCAGCGCCACCTCAGTCTAACCCAAACTCTTCTCCAACTGGTCCCCTGAATGGTTCTGGCCAGACTCAGCATCCCCCACCTGGTCAGCTACAACCCCCAAATAATACAAACACCCCCAACTCGAACAACTCGacccagcagcagcaacaatcCACTCCACCTAACTCTGCTCCTGGCTCCACCCCTTATAACCAGCAGAACAACACTCCAGGTGCTGGTGGTCCCCTGCCAAACCCAGCCTCCAATTCAGGTCAGAATAACATGACCAACAACAACGGTGGCAACACTCCCGGCAGTAACCCCAACCCCCCCTCTAACTCCACTTCCACCCCTAACACTCAGTCTCCACTGCCCCCCGGCCCTGCTGCCCCCTCGACTGGGCCTGGCTCTGGCCCTGGGAAGCTCGGTGGCCCCGGTATGGTTTTCCCTTGTGGCCTCTGCATGGCAGAGGTACATGACGATCAGGACGCCATTCTTTGTGAGGCATCTTGCCAACGCTGGTTCCATCGTGACTGCACAGGCCTTACAGAGCCTGCATACGGGCTGCTGACTCGAGAGAGTGCCGCAGTCTGGGCCTGTGACTTCTGCATCAAGACCAAGGACATACAGGCTGTGTTTGTGCGCCAGGGATTAGGCCAGCTGGTGGCAGCTAATGAGAGTTGA
- the LOC117827764 gene encoding SH2 domain-containing adapter protein E-like produces the protein MAKWFKEFPINLKNGTDRIRSASESGSQPRANKTGLVASIGTKATGSKTGHRKNSSPDSTGGGVGSLLSGRNRKNSGIELSRNGASPSKDGKVWDNLLSGKSRKNSKAEPVFEEQQLQQHRPLKSSPSANAYISRLIRVDKQDKTPNFNSSTITNQVVPEAEKPVQCKTETLIILEDYADPFDAQKTREQREAERVGENDGYMEPYDAQQMITEIRRRGSKDLLKVCVLTEVSEGSTEESQPAPLQIYDIPYEGSGDGDKMGVTGPELDPRPSAEYELPWEWKKEHIVRTLSAQFDSPERPAKDDTPHHTLSRKPQLPPTQPQQQNQHLRQKSWTQKILRSSPPTLSPSSTPGTNIETEACHVDPSLPLEKQSWYHGCVTRQEAEFQLQSCKEASFLVRNSESDNSKYSIALKTSQGCVHIIVAQTKENGYTLDQSSCVFPSIPEVVHYYCAQRLPFNGAEHMTLLHPVPRVY, from the exons ATGGCAAAGTGGTTCAAAGAGTTCCCCATCAATCTGAAGAATGGTACCGACAGGATCCGTTCAGCTTCCGAATCAGGCTCACAACCAAGAGCTAACAAAACCGGGTTAGTGGCAAGCATAGGTACCAAAGCAACTGGCTCCAAAACGGGCCATCGTAAGAactcctctcctgacagcacAGGTGGAGGAGTCGGGTCTCTCTTGTCTGGGAGAAATCGGAAAAACTCGGGGATAGAGTTGAGCAGAAACGGTGCAAGTCCCTCCAAAGATGGGAAAGTGTGGGACAACCTGCTGTCCGGGAAAAGTCGTAAGAACTCCAAAGCTGAGCCGGTgtttgaggagcagcagctgcagcagcacagaccTCTGAAGAGTTCACCGTCTGCAAACGCTTACATCAGCCGACTGATCAGGGTGGACAAACAGGACAAAACTCCAAACTTCAACAGCAGCACCATCACCAACCAAGTGGTACCTGAGGCAGAGAAACCTGTGCAGTGCAAGACTGAAACT TTAATCATCCTCGAGGATTACGCAGATCCCTTTGATGCACAGAAGACCAGAGagcaaagagaggcagagagggttGGTGAGAACGATGGTTACATGGAGCCTTATGATGCCCAGCAGATGATCACAG agaTCAGACGTCGGGGGTCCAAAGACCTGCTGAAGGTGTGTGTACTGACAGAGGTGAGTGAGGGATCAACAGAGGAAAGCCAGCCTGCACCCTTACAGATATACGACATCCCATACGAGGGGAGTGGTGATGGCGACAAGATGGGAGTCACAGGGCCTGAGCTGGATCCTCGTCCGTCTGCTGAGTATGAGTTGCCGTGGGAGTGGAAGAAGGAGCACATTGTCAGAACGCTGTCAG CACAGTTTGACAGCCCTGAACGCCCAGCCAAAGATGACACACCTCACCACACGCTCAGCAGGAAGCCCCAACTTCCACCAACCCAGCCCCAGCAGCAGAACCAACATCTGAGGCAGAAAAGCTGGACCCAGAAGATCCTGCGATCCTCTCCTCCGACCCTGTCGCCATCCTCCACCCCTGGCACCAACATTGAAACAGAGGCCTGTCATGTTGACCCCTCCCTGCCCCTGGAAAAACAGAG CTGGTACCACGGCTGTGTGACTCGCCAGGAGGCggagtttcagctgcagtcctgCAAAGAGGCCAGCTTCCTGGTCAGGAACAGCGAGTCGGACAACAGCAAGTACTCCATCGCCCTCAA GACGAGCCAAGGCTGCGTTCACATCATCGTCGCCCAGACCAAAGAGAATGGCTACACCCTGGACCAgagcagctgtgtgttcccCAGCATCCCAGAGGTGGTGCACTACTACTGCGCCCAACGTCTTCCTTTCAACGGTGCTGAGCACATGACCCTGCTGCACCCAGTGCCTCGCGTATACTGA
- the s100a11 gene encoding protein S100-A11, with protein sequence MFTLILGTCSKTTHSIPTQQAIMEAAICTLVSQFKTYAGKDGASSTLSKDEFQKLVTDQLPNYVKNASDPKAIEELMGSLDENNDGELTFYEFWQLIGKLASKQGGFTQ encoded by the exons ATGTTCACTTTGATTCTTGGTACCTGCTCTAAGACAACACACAGCATCCCAACACAACAG GCCATCATGGAAGCTGCCATCTGCACCCTTGTCTCCCAGTTCAAGACGTACGCTGGGAAAGACGGAGCCTCCAGCACCCTGAGCAAAGACGAGTTCCAAAAGCTGGTGACTGATCAGCTGCCCAACTATGTCAAG AACGCCAGCGACCCCAAGGCCATTGAGGAACTCATGGGCTCCCTGGATGAGAACAACGACGGGGAGCTGACATTCTACGAGTTCTGGCAGCTGATTGGAAAGCTGGCGAGCAAACAGGGGGGCTTCACTCAGTAG
- the pygo2 gene encoding pygopus homolog 2 isoform X2, translated as MIDCCILSMKASQMKSPEKKKARKSTTQAAGFSHLTEFAPPPTPMVDHLVASNPFDDDFGPPSRPTGAGGPVSAPFLPSPGAGGGGGGYVGGGRMGGGMGFMGGPGGPGAGQPGRRPPFGPPANAGPHHQLGFGGMPGFGGGGGGGSGGGGGGGGFPPGGPSQFNMPPNFSPPMHPGPGFNPMLSPGAMGGPGGGGPPHPRFGMPQQQQHGQGGHPFNSPPLPGGGGPRGPPHGPLPPMGGGMGPGMNMMGPIGGGPGGNMVGGLPGMPPQGQFPPSQDGPYAGPSPPGPGNDDGKNFGGGGPPPGPQQQQQQQQQQQQQQINLNPNGPPPNNTTPGPPPNSGPPQPGGGFPGHPDVQQPNATTPGQPPSAPPQSNPNSSPTGPLNGSGQTQHPPPGQLQPPNNTNTPNSNNSTQQQQQSTPPNSAPGSTPYNQQNNTPGAGGPLPNPASNSGQNNMTNNNGGNTPGSNPNPPSNSTSTPNTQSPLPPGPAAPSTGPGSGPGKLGGPGMVFPCGLCMAEVHDDQDAILCEASCQRWFHRDCTGLTEPAYGLLTRESAAVWACDFCIKTKDIQAVFVRQGLGQLVAANES; from the exons ATGATCGATTGCTGTATCTTATCTATGAAAG CTTCACAGATGAAGagcccagagaagaagaaggcaaGGAAATCCACCACGCAG GCAGCTGGGTTCTCCCACCTAACTGAGTTTGCACCCCCACCAACTCCCATGGTGGACCACCTGGTGGCCTCCAACCCTTTTGACGATGACTTTGGACCCCCATCCCGACCCACGGGCGCAGGTGGACCAGTCAGTGCTCCATTTCTCCCCAGCCCAGGCgcaggcggaggaggaggtggttATGTCGGTGGAGGCAGAATGGGCGGTGGCATGGGCTTCATGGGAGGCCCGGGAGGACCAGGCGCCGGCCAGCCTGGACGCCGGCCTCCGTTTGGCCCCCCAGCCAATGCTGGACCTCACCATCAGCTAGGCTTTGGAGGCATGCCCGGCTTcggaggtggtggtggaggtggcagtggaggaggaggagggggtggcgGATTCCCTCCAGGTGGGCCTTCTCAGTTCAATATGCCACCAAACTTTAGTCCACCCATGCACCCTGGGCCAGGTTTCAATCCCATGTTGTCCCCAGGAGCTATGGGAGGTCCTGGAGGAGGGGGGCCTCCCCACCCTCGCTTTGGTatgccgcagcagcagcagcatggacAGGGTGGACACCCGTTCAACAGCCCACCTttgcctggtggtggaggtccTAGAGGGCCACCACATGGCCCCTTGCCTCCCATGGGAGGAGGGATGGGTCCTGGGATGAACATGATGGGGCCCATTGGTGGCGGCCCAGGAGGCAATATGGTTGGAGGGTTGCCAGGTATGCCTCCCCAAGGACAGTTCCCTCCCTCACAGGATGGTCCGTATGCTGGCCCAAGCCCACCAGGGCCAGGCAACGATGATGGAAAAAACTTTGGTGGTGGAGGGCCACCACCTgggcctcagcagcagcagcagcagcagcagcaacagcagcaacaacagattAACCTAAATCCTAATGGCCCGCCTCCTAATAATACCACTCCTGGCCCTCCACCTAACTCTGGCCCTCCACAGCCAGGTGGAGGGTTCCCTGGTCACCCTGATGTGCAGCAGCCAAACGCCACCACACCTGGTCAACCTCCCTCAGCGCCACCTCAGTCTAACCCAAACTCTTCTCCAACTGGTCCCCTGAATGGTTCTGGCCAGACTCAGCATCCCCCACCTGGTCAGCTACAACCCCCAAATAATACAAACACCCCCAACTCGAACAACTCGacccagcagcagcaacaatcCACTCCACCTAACTCTGCTCCTGGCTCCACCCCTTATAACCAGCAGAACAACACTCCAGGTGCTGGTGGTCCCCTGCCAAACCCAGCCTCCAATTCAGGTCAGAATAACATGACCAACAACAACGGTGGCAACACTCCCGGCAGTAACCCCAACCCCCCCTCTAACTCCACTTCCACCCCTAACACTCAGTCTCCACTGCCCCCCGGCCCTGCTGCCCCCTCGACTGGGCCTGGCTCTGGCCCTGGGAAGCTCGGTGGCCCCGGTATGGTTTTCCCTTGTGGCCTCTGCATGGCAGAGGTACATGACGATCAGGACGCCATTCTTTGTGAGGCATCTTGCCAACGCTGGTTCCATCGTGACTGCACAGGCCTTACAGAGCCTGCATACGGGCTGCTGACTCGAGAGAGTGCCGCAGTCTGGGCCTGTGACTTCTGCATCAAGACCAAGGACATACAGGCTGTGTTTGTGCGCCAGGGATTAGGCCAGCTGGTGGCAGCTAATGAGAGTTGA
- the s100u gene encoding S100 calcium binding protein U, which yields MEAAIQTLVKVFLKSTKGKDNLGKKEFQGLVKGQLSNILSDTDSKEAINNMGQGLDANQDGKVGFEEYLKLVGYLACSLSEQRTLAKDEPAQNSASGQVAQTTPDKAEEKPEANAEPKEEAKPEANEEPKTEATADIKVEAKADGTVEVKVEAKAEGETEPEAAKEESPAEAAAAATAVASAVEATATAVEEAVKEEEKAEETEKVEEAVENLAAAVEEAVEKKIEEATS from the exons ATGGAAGCTGCCATTCAGACGCTGGTGAAGGTCTTCCTGAAGTCGACCAAGGGAAAAGACAATCTAGGAAAGAAAGAATTCCAGGGCCTCGTCAAGGGCCAGCTCTCCAACATCCTCTCG GACACAGACAGCAAGGAGGCAATCAACAACATGGGCCAAGGATTGGATGCCAACCAAGACGGCAAGGTCGGTTTTGAGGAGTACCTGAAGCTGGTTGGCTACCTGGCGTGCTCTCTCAGCGAGCAGCGTACCCTCGCTAAAGACGAACCAGCCCAAAATTCTGCATCGGGACAAGTGGCGCAAACCACCCCGGACaaagcagaggagaagccagAAGCAAACGCAGAGCCAAAGGAGGAAGCTAAGCCAGAGGCGAATGAAGAGCCGAAGACAGAGGCAACAGCTGACATAAAGGTAGAAGCAAAGGCAGACGGAACGGTAGAAGTAAAAGTAGAGGCAAAGGCTGAGGGGGAGACCGAGCCTGAGGCAGCAAAGGAGGAGAGtccagcagaagcagcagcggcagcaacAGCAGTGGCATCAGCAGTAGAGGCGACAGCAacagcagtggaggaggctgtgaaagaagaagagaaagcggAGGAAACAGAAAAGGTGGAAGAAGCAGTGGAGAATTTGGCTGCAGCTGTGGAGGAAGCCGTGGAGAAGAAGATAGAGGAGGCGACCTCATAG
- the pygo2 gene encoding pygopus homolog 2 isoform X1: MAAESGRLLAGQGKRSKASQMKSPEKKKARKSTTQAAGFSHLTEFAPPPTPMVDHLVASNPFDDDFGPPSRPTGAGGPVSAPFLPSPGAGGGGGGYVGGGRMGGGMGFMGGPGGPGAGQPGRRPPFGPPANAGPHHQLGFGGMPGFGGGGGGGSGGGGGGGGFPPGGPSQFNMPPNFSPPMHPGPGFNPMLSPGAMGGPGGGGPPHPRFGMPQQQQHGQGGHPFNSPPLPGGGGPRGPPHGPLPPMGGGMGPGMNMMGPIGGGPGGNMVGGLPGMPPQGQFPPSQDGPYAGPSPPGPGNDDGKNFGGGGPPPGPQQQQQQQQQQQQQQINLNPNGPPPNNTTPGPPPNSGPPQPGGGFPGHPDVQQPNATTPGQPPSAPPQSNPNSSPTGPLNGSGQTQHPPPGQLQPPNNTNTPNSNNSTQQQQQSTPPNSAPGSTPYNQQNNTPGAGGPLPNPASNSGQNNMTNNNGGNTPGSNPNPPSNSTSTPNTQSPLPPGPAAPSTGPGSGPGKLGGPGMVFPCGLCMAEVHDDQDAILCEASCQRWFHRDCTGLTEPAYGLLTRESAAVWACDFCIKTKDIQAVFVRQGLGQLVAANES, translated from the exons ATGGCTGCCGAATCGGGGAGACTACTGGCGGGACAAGGAAAACGAAGCAAAG CTTCACAGATGAAGagcccagagaagaagaaggcaaGGAAATCCACCACGCAG GCAGCTGGGTTCTCCCACCTAACTGAGTTTGCACCCCCACCAACTCCCATGGTGGACCACCTGGTGGCCTCCAACCCTTTTGACGATGACTTTGGACCCCCATCCCGACCCACGGGCGCAGGTGGACCAGTCAGTGCTCCATTTCTCCCCAGCCCAGGCgcaggcggaggaggaggtggttATGTCGGTGGAGGCAGAATGGGCGGTGGCATGGGCTTCATGGGAGGCCCGGGAGGACCAGGCGCCGGCCAGCCTGGACGCCGGCCTCCGTTTGGCCCCCCAGCCAATGCTGGACCTCACCATCAGCTAGGCTTTGGAGGCATGCCCGGCTTcggaggtggtggtggaggtggcagtggaggaggaggagggggtggcgGATTCCCTCCAGGTGGGCCTTCTCAGTTCAATATGCCACCAAACTTTAGTCCACCCATGCACCCTGGGCCAGGTTTCAATCCCATGTTGTCCCCAGGAGCTATGGGAGGTCCTGGAGGAGGGGGGCCTCCCCACCCTCGCTTTGGTatgccgcagcagcagcagcatggacAGGGTGGACACCCGTTCAACAGCCCACCTttgcctggtggtggaggtccTAGAGGGCCACCACATGGCCCCTTGCCTCCCATGGGAGGAGGGATGGGTCCTGGGATGAACATGATGGGGCCCATTGGTGGCGGCCCAGGAGGCAATATGGTTGGAGGGTTGCCAGGTATGCCTCCCCAAGGACAGTTCCCTCCCTCACAGGATGGTCCGTATGCTGGCCCAAGCCCACCAGGGCCAGGCAACGATGATGGAAAAAACTTTGGTGGTGGAGGGCCACCACCTgggcctcagcagcagcagcagcagcagcagcaacagcagcaacaacagattAACCTAAATCCTAATGGCCCGCCTCCTAATAATACCACTCCTGGCCCTCCACCTAACTCTGGCCCTCCACAGCCAGGTGGAGGGTTCCCTGGTCACCCTGATGTGCAGCAGCCAAACGCCACCACACCTGGTCAACCTCCCTCAGCGCCACCTCAGTCTAACCCAAACTCTTCTCCAACTGGTCCCCTGAATGGTTCTGGCCAGACTCAGCATCCCCCACCTGGTCAGCTACAACCCCCAAATAATACAAACACCCCCAACTCGAACAACTCGacccagcagcagcaacaatcCACTCCACCTAACTCTGCTCCTGGCTCCACCCCTTATAACCAGCAGAACAACACTCCAGGTGCTGGTGGTCCCCTGCCAAACCCAGCCTCCAATTCAGGTCAGAATAACATGACCAACAACAACGGTGGCAACACTCCCGGCAGTAACCCCAACCCCCCCTCTAACTCCACTTCCACCCCTAACACTCAGTCTCCACTGCCCCCCGGCCCTGCTGCCCCCTCGACTGGGCCTGGCTCTGGCCCTGGGAAGCTCGGTGGCCCCGGTATGGTTTTCCCTTGTGGCCTCTGCATGGCAGAGGTACATGACGATCAGGACGCCATTCTTTGTGAGGCATCTTGCCAACGCTGGTTCCATCGTGACTGCACAGGCCTTACAGAGCCTGCATACGGGCTGCTGACTCGAGAGAGTGCCGCAGTCTGGGCCTGTGACTTCTGCATCAAGACCAAGGACATACAGGCTGTGTTTGTGCGCCAGGGATTAGGCCAGCTGGTGGCAGCTAATGAGAGTTGA
- the s100s gene encoding S100 calcium binding protein S has translation MSKEPSSNLESAMQMLIKTFHKYSGKEGDKYTLSRGELKELLLEELGTYLGSSKDNEAVEKVMNDLDANNDGEVDFTEFIILMGALTVACNDFFLEFKTDEKPKEECKGDSAKKD, from the exons ATGTCAAAGGAGCCCAGTTCCAACCTGGAGAGTGCCATGCAGATGCTCATAAAAACCTTCCATAAGTACTCAGGGAAGGAGGGCGACAAGTACACACTGAGTAGAGGagagctgaaggagctgctaCTAGAGGAGCTGGGGACTTACTTAGGG AGCTCCAAAGATAATGAAGCCGTCGAGAAGGTGATGAACGACTTGGATGCCAACAACGATGGGGAGGTGGACTTCACCGAGTTCATCATCCTGATGGGCGCCCTCACTGTCGCCTGCAACGACTTCTTCCTGGAGTTCAAAACAGACGAGAAACCGAAAGAAGAGTGCAAAGGCGACTCGGCGAAGAAAGATTGA